One window of Deltaproteobacteria bacterium genomic DNA carries:
- a CDS encoding molybdopterin-dependent oxidoreductase, protein MVKKEDVRIVRTACPAHCGIDACGILAHVHGDRVVKLEPADFPDPGYRRICLRGLSSLDITYHPDRLKYPMKRVGQRGEGKFERISWDEALGTVATRFREIASEHGESSIGWVLGGPGSGTTKFGAYLRLASLTQGTRVSTWGYGDAGLPCGTRVVFGTHFPYELLAGWSDPNLIIVWGSNPGESVPLNQMRRIMDAKERGARLVVIDPRFTVTASKADEYLGIRPGTDAALALGMIHVVLERGLQDEAFLRLHTVAPYLVRTDTGALVRGRDVGLVEGSDCVVWDEQGQGLKPAKAQEVTAALTGRYRVNGLELKPSFQLLQELAEAYPPETASGITGIPEQLIIRLAEEMINARPVSIVTHMGLSRTYHGDLSIRAVAALSSITGNVSLSSRSGHRPVVLNWQPFLHADPSGPTSKRLGVLQMYDAITSGKPFPIKAVWMAFINFLNQCANSNRIRNEIFPNLEFIAVADLFMTPTARYADILMPACSFLEFSDLIMGPHPYLQLQRKVVEPLYESRSDVDIASGLARKMGLGSYFDFGEEGFINLLLDSGHPSVEGIDVERLKQGPAQTHASQVPDRDDEVRFSTPSGKIELYAERLHPFGQALSVYLEPLEGPSFNEKYPLTFVQGHSRFRTHSMFANAPRMLEMNPEPVVEINPLDARARNIDNDEWVTVFNDRGRATLKARLTEGVRPGVVNICEGWWVDQFREGDVNALTHDAINPVQEKVFEPNMAMNDVAVDVRKA, encoded by the coding sequence ATGGTGAAGAAAGAAGACGTCCGGATCGTCAGAACGGCCTGCCCCGCCCATTGCGGCATTGACGCCTGCGGAATCCTGGCTCACGTGCATGGAGACCGGGTCGTCAAGCTGGAACCGGCGGATTTTCCGGATCCCGGATACCGGAGAATCTGCCTGCGGGGGCTCTCGAGCCTGGACATCACCTACCATCCGGATCGTCTCAAGTACCCCATGAAGCGTGTGGGACAACGGGGCGAAGGGAAGTTCGAGCGCATATCCTGGGATGAGGCGTTGGGCACGGTGGCGACCCGTTTCCGGGAAATTGCATCCGAACACGGCGAGTCCTCCATTGGCTGGGTGCTGGGCGGTCCGGGCTCGGGCACGACCAAGTTCGGGGCGTATTTGAGGCTGGCCAGCCTGACTCAAGGCACTCGAGTGAGCACCTGGGGGTATGGAGACGCCGGACTCCCGTGCGGCACCCGGGTCGTTTTCGGCACTCACTTCCCTTACGAACTGCTGGCGGGATGGTCGGATCCGAATCTGATCATCGTCTGGGGCTCGAATCCGGGAGAAAGCGTTCCGCTGAATCAGATGCGGCGGATCATGGACGCCAAGGAGCGCGGCGCACGCCTGGTGGTGATCGATCCCAGGTTCACGGTCACGGCATCCAAAGCGGACGAGTATTTGGGTATCCGGCCGGGCACGGACGCCGCTCTCGCACTGGGTATGATACACGTGGTGCTCGAAAGGGGGCTGCAGGACGAGGCGTTCCTGCGGCTCCACACGGTGGCTCCCTACCTCGTTCGGACCGACACCGGCGCGCTCGTCCGAGGAAGGGACGTCGGACTGGTAGAAGGATCCGACTGCGTGGTATGGGACGAGCAGGGCCAGGGCCTAAAACCGGCCAAAGCTCAGGAAGTCACTGCGGCCCTGACAGGCCGCTATCGGGTAAACGGGTTGGAACTCAAGCCGTCCTTTCAGCTTCTGCAGGAACTCGCCGAAGCCTACCCTCCGGAAACAGCTTCCGGCATCACCGGTATTCCGGAGCAATTGATTATCCGCCTGGCCGAAGAAATGATCAACGCCCGGCCCGTTTCCATTGTAACGCACATGGGCCTCAGCCGGACCTATCACGGCGACCTCTCGATCCGGGCCGTGGCCGCCCTATCGAGCATCACCGGCAACGTCAGCCTCTCGTCCCGTTCCGGACATCGGCCCGTGGTGCTCAATTGGCAACCTTTCCTGCACGCCGATCCCTCGGGGCCGACCTCGAAACGCCTCGGCGTTCTCCAGATGTACGACGCCATTACCTCGGGTAAACCGTTTCCCATAAAAGCGGTCTGGATGGCGTTCATCAATTTCCTGAACCAGTGCGCCAACAGCAACCGGATCCGCAATGAAATCTTCCCGAATCTGGAATTCATAGCCGTAGCCGATCTTTTCATGACTCCAACGGCCCGATATGCGGATATTCTAATGCCGGCCTGTTCCTTCCTCGAGTTTTCGGACCTGATCATGGGGCCCCATCCGTATCTTCAGCTTCAGCGAAAAGTCGTCGAACCGCTCTACGAATCCAGGTCGGACGTGGATATTGCTTCCGGACTCGCGCGCAAAATGGGGCTCGGATCCTATTTCGATTTCGGAGAAGAAGGATTCATCAACCTGTTGCTGGACTCGGGCCATCCCTCCGTGGAGGGCATCGACGTGGAACGGCTGAAACAGGGTCCTGCGCAGACCCACGCGTCTCAGGTTCCGGACCGCGACGACGAGGTTCGCTTCAGCACCCCGTCCGGAAAGATCGAACTGTACGCCGAAAGGCTGCACCCTTTCGGACAGGCGCTGTCCGTTTATTTGGAGCCCCTCGAGGGCCCGTCGTTCAATGAAAAGTATCCCCTGACCTTTGTTCAGGGGCACAGCCGCTTCCGTACCCATTCCATGTTCGCCAACGCGCCCCGAATGCTCGAGATGAACCCGGAACCCGTGGTGGAAATCAATCCCCTCGACGCCCGGGCGAGAAACATCGATAACGATGAATGGGTCACGGTCTTCAACGACCGCGGAAGGGCCACGCTCAAAGCCCGGTTAACCGAAGGAGTCCGTCCGGGCGTGGTGAACATCTGTGAAGGTTGGTGGGTCGATCAGTTCAGGGAGGGGGATGTGAACGCCCTGACGCATGACGCGATCAATCCCGTGCAAGAGAAGGTCTTCGAGCCCAACATGGCGATGAACGACGTTGCCGTTGACGTACGCAAAGCGTAG